A section of the Vibrio vulnificus CMCP6 genome encodes:
- a CDS encoding TDT family transporter has protein sequence MIQRTKAKVMGAPTPMAGLALGIASLGWSWENLATLNGYGQWISAAIASGLLVILAVKFLFHHHLLRQDLAHPVVGSVVPTFAMATMVVSNSIGHFSPLLGDTIWSVAVALHIVFLLSFVYHRAKDFELHHMVPSWFVPPVGIIVADVSFSGNPVLAPVAHGALVFGMVAYAVMLPVMIYRFMFTHEVPDAAKPTMAIMAAPASLSLAGYLTVTAQPSPVIIALLFGIAVLMTAIIYLAFVKLLRLPFSPGYAAFTFPMVIGATALFKMANWMQHAGLGSHYVEQVRMLAGVELLVATVVVGYVAVQYFYNLVVLPKRNVLGKFA, from the coding sequence ATGATTCAAAGAACAAAAGCAAAAGTAATGGGCGCTCCAACACCGATGGCAGGTTTGGCGCTTGGTATTGCGAGCTTAGGCTGGAGTTGGGAAAACTTGGCAACATTAAACGGCTATGGACAGTGGATAAGTGCGGCAATTGCCAGCGGTTTGCTGGTTATCTTGGCGGTGAAATTTCTCTTTCATCACCACTTATTGAGACAAGATTTAGCCCATCCAGTGGTGGGCAGTGTGGTGCCGACATTCGCCATGGCGACCATGGTGGTTTCCAATTCGATTGGCCACTTTTCACCGTTGCTGGGGGATACGATCTGGTCAGTGGCGGTGGCATTGCACATCGTATTTTTACTCAGTTTTGTCTATCACCGCGCGAAAGATTTCGAACTTCATCATATGGTGCCAAGTTGGTTTGTACCCCCGGTCGGTATTATCGTTGCTGATGTTTCTTTCTCAGGCAACCCAGTGCTTGCTCCCGTAGCGCACGGTGCTTTGGTGTTTGGTATGGTGGCCTACGCGGTGATGTTACCGGTCATGATCTACCGCTTTATGTTTACTCATGAAGTCCCTGATGCGGCTAAACCAACGATGGCGATCATGGCCGCACCAGCAAGCCTTTCATTGGCCGGTTATTTAACTGTGACGGCTCAACCTTCGCCAGTGATTATTGCGTTGCTATTTGGTATTGCCGTGCTGATGACGGCGATTATTTATCTCGCGTTTGTTAAGTTGCTTCGTTTGCCTTTTAGCCCTGGCTATGCGGCGTTTACTTTCCCAATGGTAATTGGTGCCACTGCGCTGTTTAAAATGGCTAACTGGATGCAACACGCAGGTTTGGGCAGCCACTATGTTGAACAAGTGAGAATGCTGGCTGGCGTCGAGCTATTGGTGGCCACCGTTGTGGTGGGATACGTCGCGGTGCAATACTTCTACAATTTAGTGGTGTTGCCAAAACGCAACGTGCTTGGAAAATTCGCCTAG